TTCACGGGCTGCGTCAGCTGATTTGCCTTCACGAATACCAATAATAACGTTGTGTCCTGTATCTCGCAGATTTTGCGCATGAGCATGTCCTTGTGAACCATAACCTACAATTGTAATCGTTTTGTCTTGCAATGCATCTTGTTCTACACTATTTTCGTAATAAACTTTTACCATATTAAAGTCCCTCCAAATATTCAAAATTATATTAACAGCAATTTTTTGCGATTAACCTCTAGTAAAGCCAGTAATGCCTGTACGTGCCATTTCTTTAATTCCGTATGGTCTTAAAATATCAATACACGCATCAACTTTTTCAGATGAGCCGGCAATTTGAACGGCAATAGTTTTGATACCCACGTCGACAATGTCTGCTCGAAAGGGTTCGATCATTGTTTTAATCTCTGTTCTCGTAGCAGCTGGCGCATTCACCTTGACCAGTGCCAATTCCCGCTCAAGATGTGGCTCATCGGTAATATCAGAAACTTTTACGACCGCAATTTGTTTATTGAGCTGTTTGGTGACTTGTTCAACTTCAGCTAAGGTCGCAACATTAATAACAAAGGTCATGCGAGAAATTTCTTTATCTTCAGTTTCTCCAACGGAAATACTTTCAATATTCACTTGTCGGCGATACAAGACACTACTAATCCGACTTAAAACGCCAACGTGATTGTAGACCAT
The DNA window shown above is from Enterococcus montenegrensis and carries:
- the ilvN gene encoding acetolactate synthase small subunit, whose translation is MKRMITAMVYNHVGVLSRISSVLYRRQVNIESISVGETEDKEISRMTFVINVATLAEVEQVTKQLNKQIAVVKVSDITDEPHLERELALVKVNAPAATRTEIKTMIEPFRADIVDVGIKTIAVQIAGSSEKVDACIDILRPYGIKEMARTGITGFTRG